A genomic window from Cinclus cinclus chromosome 5, bCinCin1.1, whole genome shotgun sequence includes:
- the LOC134044158 gene encoding uncharacterized protein LOC134044158 isoform X2, translating to MAGPDPGRRMRRKTRGRRKQRDVDGEETQLGGSGIVPSFIAEFQGYHSQLHRPGVPVKTGLIPGTEGSRPGAAGACRELRNLAQHMQSFWAKDYSDNYLDEYKFRFLVGPFNDLASGLVQELLQLLGTSRRLSRAALHLLLLPHLRQLSLRPCPTLANNALGHLIVLRCQGLTVLDLGGCGRLSPSVLVDLAEGLPQLSRLGLAHTQANVQVLSAVGSCCRHLRELDVSGCKKVTPRALRHLGYDPLARTPGCSMLRVLLARDLEHAGDGNMVAAVAFLLLALPYLEVLAHSALPDALRLLHSRQLDGTKDSEGFPSLKELAAAEGPLLMLALRHLEEVEEDVLCTVRAVCPRAEEVSVWLGDSPSPSVLQELQGWKCLSRLTLGCSGRHGRALAEVLPLAQGLGTHLHTLTLHGFSCRDPLSLPTLLASCPCLQSFSAELEVPPDPHAHDEPPEEPPDSPPGWATDLLPRGLPRLQSFSLTLAGPVPAAHRPVLSSTLASLLCEAPQLRTLRLLAVPFPLDSVLEPALAGPALQELRELSLAESRVSPGAVWQLLGSDGPLRRLDLSRCPDIHRRDYDSFQQAVRKQRLDLDISWE from the exons ATGGCGGGGCCAGATCCggggaggaggatgaggaggaaaaCGAGAGGGAGGAGAAAACAACGCGATGTGGACGGGGAGGAGACTCAACTGGGAGGCTCTG GAATCGTCCCCTCGTTTATTGCTGAATTCCAAGGATACCACAGCCAGCTCCACCGCCCAGGCGTCCCGGTTAAAACCGGATTAATTCCCGGAACCGAGGGATCCCGTCCCGGAGCCGCCGGTGCCTGCCGGGAGCTGCGA AACCTGGCCCAACACATGCAGAGCTTCTGGGCCAAGGACTACAGTGACAACTACCTGGATGAGTACAAGTTCCGCTTCCTCGTGGGCCCCTTCAACGACCTGG CCTCAGGgctggtgcaggagctgctgcagctgctggggacGAGCCGGCGGTTGTCACGTGCAGCGctgcacctgctgctgctgccacacctGCGCCAGCTCAGCCTGCGACCCTGCCCCACGCTCGCCAACAACGCCCTGGGGCACCTCATCGTCCTGCGCTGCCAG GGCCTGACCGTGCTGGACCTGGGGGGCTGCGGGCGGCTCTCGCCATCCGTGCTGGTGGACCTGGCCGAGGGGCTGCCGCAATTGAGCCGCCTGGGGCTGGCCCACACCCAGGCCAATGTCCAGGTGCTCTCGGCCGTGGGCTCCTGCTGTCGCCACCTGCGGGAGCTCGATGTGAGCGGCTGCAAGAAGGTGACACCGCGTGCCTTGCGGCACTTGGGCTACGACCCCCTGGCACGCACCCCGGGATGCTCCATGCTCCGTGTCCTGCTAGCCCGTGACCTGGAGCACGCCGGGGATGGGAACATGGTGGCTGCTGTggccttcctgctgctggccctgccatACCTGGAGGTGCTGGCACACAGTGCCCTGCCGGATGCGCTCCGGCTGCTCCACTCGCGGCAGCTGGACGGCACCAAGGACTCAGAGGGTTTCCCCTCTCTGAAGGAGCTGGCTGCGGCAGAGGGACCCTTGCTCATGCTGGCCCTGCGGCAcctggaggaggtggaggaggatgTCCTGTGCACCGTCCGTGCCGTGTGTCCCAGGGCTGAGGAGGTCAGCGTGTGGCTGGGGGACAGTCCCAGCCCCTCAGTGCTTCAGGAGTTGCAGGGCTGGAAGTGCCTGTCCCGGCTGAcgctgggctgctctgggcgGCACGGCCGGGCACTGGCAGAGGTgctgcccctggcacagggcctGGGCACTCACCTGCACACCCTGACCCTGCACGGCTTCAGCTGCCGTGACCCGCTCTCGCTGCCCACATTGCTCGCCAGCTGCCCCTGCCTGCAGAGCTTCAGCGCTGAGCTGGAAGTTCCACCGGATCCCCACGCTCACGACGAGCCTCCCGAGGAACCCCCAGACTCGCCACCAGGCTGGGCCACCGACCTGCTGCCCCGCGGGCTACCCCGGCTCCAGAGCTTCTCGCTGACCCTGGCCGGACCCGTGCCGGCCGCGCACCGGCCAGTGCTGAGCTCTACGCTGGCCTCGCTGCTGTGCGAGGCCCCTCAGCTGCGGACCCTGCGCCTGCTGGCCGTGCCCTTCCCTCTGGATTCGGTGCTGGAGCCGGCGCTGGCAGGGCCCGCGCTGCAGGAGCTGCGGGAGCTGTCGCTGGCCGAGAGCCGCGTGTCCCCCGGTGCCGTGTGGCAACTGCTGGGCTCCGACGGGCCCCTGCGGCGCCTGGACCTGTCCCGCTGCCCTGACATCCACCGGCGTGACTACGACAGCTTCCAGCAAGCCGTGAGGAAGCAGCGGCTGGATCTggacatcagctgggagtaG
- the LOC134044158 gene encoding uncharacterized protein LOC134044158 isoform X1, whose translation MLPFSSFQPLSPSQLPFPAALGCLLRNPGTWIWCGARTFIIPSGIVPSFIAEFQGYHSQLHRPGVPVKTGLIPGTEGSRPGAAGACRELRNLAQHMQSFWAKDYSDNYLDEYKFRFLVGPFNDLASGLVQELLQLLGTSRRLSRAALHLLLLPHLRQLSLRPCPTLANNALGHLIVLRCQGLTVLDLGGCGRLSPSVLVDLAEGLPQLSRLGLAHTQANVQVLSAVGSCCRHLRELDVSGCKKVTPRALRHLGYDPLARTPGCSMLRVLLARDLEHAGDGNMVAAVAFLLLALPYLEVLAHSALPDALRLLHSRQLDGTKDSEGFPSLKELAAAEGPLLMLALRHLEEVEEDVLCTVRAVCPRAEEVSVWLGDSPSPSVLQELQGWKCLSRLTLGCSGRHGRALAEVLPLAQGLGTHLHTLTLHGFSCRDPLSLPTLLASCPCLQSFSAELEVPPDPHAHDEPPEEPPDSPPGWATDLLPRGLPRLQSFSLTLAGPVPAAHRPVLSSTLASLLCEAPQLRTLRLLAVPFPLDSVLEPALAGPALQELRELSLAESRVSPGAVWQLLGSDGPLRRLDLSRCPDIHRRDYDSFQQAVRKQRLDLDISWE comes from the exons ATGCTCCCTTTCTCCAGtttccagcccctttccccatcccagttACCCTTCCCCGCTGCACTGGGATGTCTTCTGAGGAATCCAGGAACCTGGATTTGGTGTGGGGCTAGGACTTTCATTATCCCTTCAGGAATCGTCCCCTCGTTTATTGCTGAATTCCAAGGATACCACAGCCAGCTCCACCGCCCAGGCGTCCCGGTTAAAACCGGATTAATTCCCGGAACCGAGGGATCCCGTCCCGGAGCCGCCGGTGCCTGCCGGGAGCTGCGA AACCTGGCCCAACACATGCAGAGCTTCTGGGCCAAGGACTACAGTGACAACTACCTGGATGAGTACAAGTTCCGCTTCCTCGTGGGCCCCTTCAACGACCTGG CCTCAGGgctggtgcaggagctgctgcagctgctggggacGAGCCGGCGGTTGTCACGTGCAGCGctgcacctgctgctgctgccacacctGCGCCAGCTCAGCCTGCGACCCTGCCCCACGCTCGCCAACAACGCCCTGGGGCACCTCATCGTCCTGCGCTGCCAG GGCCTGACCGTGCTGGACCTGGGGGGCTGCGGGCGGCTCTCGCCATCCGTGCTGGTGGACCTGGCCGAGGGGCTGCCGCAATTGAGCCGCCTGGGGCTGGCCCACACCCAGGCCAATGTCCAGGTGCTCTCGGCCGTGGGCTCCTGCTGTCGCCACCTGCGGGAGCTCGATGTGAGCGGCTGCAAGAAGGTGACACCGCGTGCCTTGCGGCACTTGGGCTACGACCCCCTGGCACGCACCCCGGGATGCTCCATGCTCCGTGTCCTGCTAGCCCGTGACCTGGAGCACGCCGGGGATGGGAACATGGTGGCTGCTGTggccttcctgctgctggccctgccatACCTGGAGGTGCTGGCACACAGTGCCCTGCCGGATGCGCTCCGGCTGCTCCACTCGCGGCAGCTGGACGGCACCAAGGACTCAGAGGGTTTCCCCTCTCTGAAGGAGCTGGCTGCGGCAGAGGGACCCTTGCTCATGCTGGCCCTGCGGCAcctggaggaggtggaggaggatgTCCTGTGCACCGTCCGTGCCGTGTGTCCCAGGGCTGAGGAGGTCAGCGTGTGGCTGGGGGACAGTCCCAGCCCCTCAGTGCTTCAGGAGTTGCAGGGCTGGAAGTGCCTGTCCCGGCTGAcgctgggctgctctgggcgGCACGGCCGGGCACTGGCAGAGGTgctgcccctggcacagggcctGGGCACTCACCTGCACACCCTGACCCTGCACGGCTTCAGCTGCCGTGACCCGCTCTCGCTGCCCACATTGCTCGCCAGCTGCCCCTGCCTGCAGAGCTTCAGCGCTGAGCTGGAAGTTCCACCGGATCCCCACGCTCACGACGAGCCTCCCGAGGAACCCCCAGACTCGCCACCAGGCTGGGCCACCGACCTGCTGCCCCGCGGGCTACCCCGGCTCCAGAGCTTCTCGCTGACCCTGGCCGGACCCGTGCCGGCCGCGCACCGGCCAGTGCTGAGCTCTACGCTGGCCTCGCTGCTGTGCGAGGCCCCTCAGCTGCGGACCCTGCGCCTGCTGGCCGTGCCCTTCCCTCTGGATTCGGTGCTGGAGCCGGCGCTGGCAGGGCCCGCGCTGCAGGAGCTGCGGGAGCTGTCGCTGGCCGAGAGCCGCGTGTCCCCCGGTGCCGTGTGGCAACTGCTGGGCTCCGACGGGCCCCTGCGGCGCCTGGACCTGTCCCGCTGCCCTGACATCCACCGGCGTGACTACGACAGCTTCCAGCAAGCCGTGAGGAAGCAGCGGCTGGATCTggacatcagctgggagtaG
- the LOC134044158 gene encoding uncharacterized protein LOC134044158 isoform X3, whose product MPQRRAVPKLTTLCLQNLAQHMQSFWAKDYSDNYLDEYKFRFLVGPFNDLASGLVQELLQLLGTSRRLSRAALHLLLLPHLRQLSLRPCPTLANNALGHLIVLRCQGLTVLDLGGCGRLSPSVLVDLAEGLPQLSRLGLAHTQANVQVLSAVGSCCRHLRELDVSGCKKVTPRALRHLGYDPLARTPGCSMLRVLLARDLEHAGDGNMVAAVAFLLLALPYLEVLAHSALPDALRLLHSRQLDGTKDSEGFPSLKELAAAEGPLLMLALRHLEEVEEDVLCTVRAVCPRAEEVSVWLGDSPSPSVLQELQGWKCLSRLTLGCSGRHGRALAEVLPLAQGLGTHLHTLTLHGFSCRDPLSLPTLLASCPCLQSFSAELEVPPDPHAHDEPPEEPPDSPPGWATDLLPRGLPRLQSFSLTLAGPVPAAHRPVLSSTLASLLCEAPQLRTLRLLAVPFPLDSVLEPALAGPALQELRELSLAESRVSPGAVWQLLGSDGPLRRLDLSRCPDIHRRDYDSFQQAVRKQRLDLDISWE is encoded by the exons ATGCCCCAGCGACGGGCAGTGCCCAAGCTGACCACACTGTGCCTGCAGAACCTGGCCCAACACATGCAGAGCTTCTGGGCCAAGGACTACAGTGACAACTACCTGGATGAGTACAAGTTCCGCTTCCTCGTGGGCCCCTTCAACGACCTGG CCTCAGGgctggtgcaggagctgctgcagctgctggggacGAGCCGGCGGTTGTCACGTGCAGCGctgcacctgctgctgctgccacacctGCGCCAGCTCAGCCTGCGACCCTGCCCCACGCTCGCCAACAACGCCCTGGGGCACCTCATCGTCCTGCGCTGCCAG GGCCTGACCGTGCTGGACCTGGGGGGCTGCGGGCGGCTCTCGCCATCCGTGCTGGTGGACCTGGCCGAGGGGCTGCCGCAATTGAGCCGCCTGGGGCTGGCCCACACCCAGGCCAATGTCCAGGTGCTCTCGGCCGTGGGCTCCTGCTGTCGCCACCTGCGGGAGCTCGATGTGAGCGGCTGCAAGAAGGTGACACCGCGTGCCTTGCGGCACTTGGGCTACGACCCCCTGGCACGCACCCCGGGATGCTCCATGCTCCGTGTCCTGCTAGCCCGTGACCTGGAGCACGCCGGGGATGGGAACATGGTGGCTGCTGTggccttcctgctgctggccctgccatACCTGGAGGTGCTGGCACACAGTGCCCTGCCGGATGCGCTCCGGCTGCTCCACTCGCGGCAGCTGGACGGCACCAAGGACTCAGAGGGTTTCCCCTCTCTGAAGGAGCTGGCTGCGGCAGAGGGACCCTTGCTCATGCTGGCCCTGCGGCAcctggaggaggtggaggaggatgTCCTGTGCACCGTCCGTGCCGTGTGTCCCAGGGCTGAGGAGGTCAGCGTGTGGCTGGGGGACAGTCCCAGCCCCTCAGTGCTTCAGGAGTTGCAGGGCTGGAAGTGCCTGTCCCGGCTGAcgctgggctgctctgggcgGCACGGCCGGGCACTGGCAGAGGTgctgcccctggcacagggcctGGGCACTCACCTGCACACCCTGACCCTGCACGGCTTCAGCTGCCGTGACCCGCTCTCGCTGCCCACATTGCTCGCCAGCTGCCCCTGCCTGCAGAGCTTCAGCGCTGAGCTGGAAGTTCCACCGGATCCCCACGCTCACGACGAGCCTCCCGAGGAACCCCCAGACTCGCCACCAGGCTGGGCCACCGACCTGCTGCCCCGCGGGCTACCCCGGCTCCAGAGCTTCTCGCTGACCCTGGCCGGACCCGTGCCGGCCGCGCACCGGCCAGTGCTGAGCTCTACGCTGGCCTCGCTGCTGTGCGAGGCCCCTCAGCTGCGGACCCTGCGCCTGCTGGCCGTGCCCTTCCCTCTGGATTCGGTGCTGGAGCCGGCGCTGGCAGGGCCCGCGCTGCAGGAGCTGCGGGAGCTGTCGCTGGCCGAGAGCCGCGTGTCCCCCGGTGCCGTGTGGCAACTGCTGGGCTCCGACGGGCCCCTGCGGCGCCTGGACCTGTCCCGCTGCCCTGACATCCACCGGCGTGACTACGACAGCTTCCAGCAAGCCGTGAGGAAGCAGCGGCTGGATCTggacatcagctgggagtaG
- the LOC134044159 gene encoding retinol dehydrogenase 12-like — MELLGTLRPPWWLLLFLLLALLLWATRRSPWEPCKCSTDLTGKTVIVTGANSGIGKCVAMDLARRNARTILACRNWERGQAAVEEIRAATGNPAVVLRLLDTGSLASVRAFASAVLREESRLDVLVNNAGVTGLPFAITSEGLEQTFTTNYLGPFLLTNLLLDLLKASAPARVVNVSSFRHSVGTADSGFLTGQRCPGGYDAAYNSTKLMNVLFTAELARRLQGTGVTANALSPGVVSTSIMRHFSWPVRALFSLLRPFMMSAEQGAASTIFCAISEEAAGITGKYFDSSCQLALPSTAARDAALARKLWEASERLTGLTEQD, encoded by the exons atggagctgctggggaccCTGAGGCCCCCGTGGTGGCTCCTGTTGTtcctgctcctggccctgctgctctgggccaCGCGCAGAAGCCCCTGGGAGCCCTGCAAGTGTTCCACCGACCTGACGGGCAAGACAGTGATTGTCACAGGAGCCAACAGCG GCATTGGCAAGTGCGTGGCCATGGACCTGGCACGCCGGAACGCCCGCACCATCCTGGCATGCCGAAATTGGGAGCGGGGCCAGGCGGCCGTGGAGGAGATCCGGGCGGCCACCGGGAACCCGGCGGtggtgctgaggctgctggacACCGGCTCGCTGGCCTCGGTGCGCGCCTTTGCCAGCGCTGTGCTGCGTGAGGAATCGCGGCTGGACGTGCTGGTGAACAACGCCGGCGTCACCG GGCTGCCCTTTGCCATCACATCGGAGGGCTTGGAGCAAACCTTCACCACCAATTACCTGGGCCCGTTCCTGCTCACCAACCTGCTCCTGG accTCCTGAAAGCCTCAGCACCCGCTCGGGTGGTCAACGTGTCGTCGTTCCGGCACAGCGTGGGCACGGCTGACAGCGGGTTCCTGACGGGGCAGAGGTGCCCGGGCGGGTACGATGCTGCCTACAACAGCACGAAGTTGATGAACGTGCTCTTCACCGCCGAGCTGGCACGGCGCCTGCAGGGCACAG GGGTGACGGCCAACGCGCTGAGCCCCGGCGTGGTGAGCACCAGCATCATGCGCCACTTCAGCTGGCCCGTGCGGGCACTCTTCAGCCTCCTCCGCCCCTTCATGATG TCGGCCGAGCAGGGTGCTGCCAGCACCATCTTCTGCGCCATCTCGGAGGAAGCTGCGGGCATCACCGGGAAATACTTcgacagcagctgccagctggcGCTGCCTTCCACTGCCGCCCGCGATGCCGCGCTGGCACGGAAACTCTGGGAAGCATCGGAGAGGCTGACGGGGCTCACGGAGCAGGACTGA
- the C5H2orf81 gene encoding uncharacterized protein C2orf81 homolog has translation METRRGVMTSELAARSDYVTLPWSPGRQRGGMAEKRKSRGTGAKSKLDKSRTPVRGTLGRRAHPGRSPGPGADRVRAGGRGTAALSLQRVPFAVSRARDAILFVAEWRFLVRDDGDPDRAGDPDPERDGVWSEDEEPQTSHWDSCTPGVVSVTDVPLPSEEVPSKDLSVTAEAEEGPLACPGEVRDAVSLPDVPLSPVEVPAAMPPCQSPSAAAAAPSAQVLGAVTAVPVTEPPQPEPPIAPRSPRRAHRFSRPQRPRPAPLDASRPPAPAPAVPSQPPAQAPRESREGTAAVGTRVPPAPPSSRTSLASVLPRRSSRGTGVPRLGARRDAARWVLPKVKVIDVTTEPERARPVGSRSRIIPSGNRQVLPVAGRAPKGEPQLCDPWLASVRLAPGVTVRWGNSERRGPAPVWRGGHGNGEQEEDEEMRRAEKELKPILPSPECLISEYSDGEEQLENPLGMRRLPGAVPAPGVSPVHWVSSAPRVVPEQEMAPATAPCGSPGPRGSLPALLKKTQK, from the exons ATGGAGACGCGTCGCGGCGTGATGACGTCAGAGCTCGCGGCGCGCAGTGATTACGTCACGTTGCCGTGGAGCCCGGGACGCCAAAGGGGCGGGATGGCCGAG AAAAGGAAATCCCGCGGCACGGGTGCCAAATCGAAACTGGACAAGTCGCGCACACCAGTCCGAG GAACCCTTGGACGTCGGGCCCATCCTGGAAGATCTCCTGGACCGGGTGCTGACCGCGTGCGCGCTGGCGGCCGTGGCACGGCAG CCCTGTCTCTGCAGCGGGTGCCCTTCGCGGTGTCGCGGGCGCGGGACGCCATCCTGTTCGTCGCTGAGTGGCGGTTCCTGGTGCGGGACGACGGGGACCCGGACCGCGCGGGGGATCCGGATCCCGAACGTGACGGAGTCTGGAGCGAGGACGAGGAGCCCCAAACCAGTCACTGGGACTCCTGTACACCGGGCGTTGTCTCCGTCACGGATGTCCCTCTACCCTCGGAAGAG GTCCCGTCCAAGGATCTCTCCGTGACAGCCGAGGCTGAAGAAGGTCCGCTCGCGTGTCCCGGCGAGGTCCGCGACGCTGTCTCCCTCCCCGATGTCCCTTTGTCCCCGGTCGAG GTCCCCGCTGCGATGCCGCCGTGCCAGtccccctctgcagcagccGCAGCTCCTTCCGCTCAGGTTCTCGGCGCTGTCACCGCCGTGCCCGTGACAGAGCCACCCCAGCCGGAGCCGCCCATCGCTCCCCGGTCCCCCAGGAGGGCCCACCGCTTCTCCCGGCCCCAGCgaccccgcccggccccgctggACGCGTCCCgacccccagctcctgctccggCCGTGCCTTCGCAACCCCCAGCGCAGGCACCACGGGAGTCCCGAGAGGGTACGGCAGCAGTCGGTACCCGAGTGCCACCGGCCCCTCCCTCCTCCCGCACGAGCCTGGCATCGGTCCTGCCGCGCAGATCCTCCCGCGGCACCGGGGTGCCCAGGCTGGGTGCCCGCCGCGATGCCGCTCGCTGGGTGTTGCCCAAAGTGAAGGTGATAGACGTGACCACTGAGCCCGAGCGGGCGCGGCCGGTAGGCTCGCGGTCCCGGATAATCCCGTCTGGCAACCGGCAGGTCCTCCCGGTAGCCGGGCGGGCTCCCAAGGGCGAGCCGCAGCTGTGTGACCCCTGGCTGGCCTCGGTTCGGTTGGCACCCGGTGTCACCGTGCGCTGGGGCAACAGCGAGCGGCGCGGGCCGGCCCCGGTGTGGCGCGGCGGGCACGGGAACGGCGAGcaggaggaggacgaggagaTGAGAAGGGCGGAGAAGGAGCTGAAGCCCATTCTGCCCTCCCCGGAGTGCCTGATCTCAGAGTACAGTGatggagaggagcagctggaaaacccGCTGGGAATGCGGCGGCTCCCGGGGGCTGTCCCAGCGCCGGGAGTATCCCCGGTCCATTGGGTCTCCTCGGCACCCCGTGTCGTACCGGAGCAGGAAATGGCACCGGCCACGGCACCATGCGGTTCCCCCGGACCTCGGGGTTCCTTGCCAGCgctgctgaaaaaaacccagaagtaa
- the WDR54 gene encoding WD repeat-containing protein 54, whose amino-acid sequence MAAASTGPYRRERSLALRNSSSALYNNLAVLCTPARPPAFGAVHGTILSLLGSEGPPRQLQARGGGSALSTPLLTQAAWCELPARVLLVLTSQRGVQMYESDGSTMVFWHALDVPEQLAAHSVFARGIAAAGGRFICVGTSFGAVLVFDIPPKGTNVTLNEVLEQHRDPITDIAAEQGQAPDGAGDLVTADDSGTLCLWSTGDEFTLVGQIPGSGSTCSSVTLWNGIVAAGYGNGQIRLWEAGSGRICAQVSAHARWIYALDLAPLTGKLLSGAEDSFVHVWKLSRNPDTDDIEIQHCHAECVTDTQVCGARFCDPAGDTFAVTGYDLSEILCYGPA is encoded by the exons ATGGCGGCGGCGAGCACCGG accGTACCGCCGGGAGCGGAGCCTGGCTCTgaggaacagcagctctgccctgtaCAACAACCTGGCCGTGCTGTGCACTCCCGCCCGGCCCCCGGCCTTCGGAGCCGTGCACGGCACCATCCTCAGCCTGCTGGGCAGCGAGGGTCCCCCCCGGCAGCTGCAGGCTCGGGGAGGGGGCTCGGCCCTCAGCACCCCCCTGCtcacacag GCCGCCTGGTGCGAGCTCCCGGCGcgggtgctgctggtgctcacATCCCAGCGCGGGGTCCAG ATGTACGAGTCTGATGGCTCCACCATGGTGTTCTGGCACGCGCTGGATGTCCCGGAGCAGCTGGCAG CACATTCCGTGTTCGCCCGAGGCATCGCCGCAGCCGGCGGCCGCTTCATCTGCGTGG GGACGTCCTTTGGGGCCGTGCTGGTGTTTGACATCCCCCCAAAAGGGACCAACGTGACGCTGAACGAGGTCCTGGAGCAGCACCGGGATCCCATCACCGACATCGCGGCCGAGCAGGGCCAGGCCCCG gatggggctggggacCTGGTGACAGCTGATGACTCCGGGACCCTCTgcctctggagcactggggatGAGTTCACCCTGGTCGGGCAGATCCCAGGATCTGG CTCCACCTGCTCCTCGGTGACGCTGTGGAACGGGATCGTGGCTGCAGGCTATGGGAACGGGCAGATCCGGCTGTGGGAAGCGGGATCGGGGCGGATCTGTGCCCAGGTGAGCGCCCACGCCCGCTGGATCTACGCGCTCGACCTGGCACCGCTCACCGGAAAG CTGCTGTCGGGTGCAGAGGATTCCTTTGTCCATGTCTGGAAGCTCAGCAGGAACCCAGACACTGATGACATCGAG ATCCAGCACTGCCACGCCGAGTGTGTGACGGACACGCAGGTTTGTGGTGCCCGGTTCTGTGACCCTGCTGGGGACACCTTTGCTGTCACCGGCTACGACCTGAGCGAGATCCTCTGCTACGGCCCAGCTTGA